GTTTCCATCCGGTCGGGATGGAGTTGTTTGTTCTTATCGGTGCTGTAATTACGTTCCTTGCAATCCGTGCAAGCGAGAATAACTTGTTCGCGCATGATCCACCTACTTATTCAATGATTTTATCAACGACGCCGGCGCCGACGGTGCGGCCGCCTTCGCGAATGGCGAAGCGCAGTTCCTGCTCCATCGCGATCGACTGATGCAATTCCGCTTCCATGACCACGTTGTCGCCC
This sequence is a window from Candidatus Hinthialibacter antarcticus. Protein-coding genes within it:
- the rpmG gene encoding 50S ribosomal protein L33; the protein is MREQVILACTDCKERNYSTDKNKQLHPDRMETKKYCPRCRKHTSHRETR
- the tuf gene encoding elongation factor Tu (EF-Tu; promotes GTP-dependent binding of aminoacyl-tRNA to the A-site of ribosomes during protein biosynthesis; when the tRNA anticodon matches the mRNA codon, GTP hydrolysis results; the inactive EF-Tu-GDP leaves the ribosome and release of GDP is promoted by elongation factor Ts; many prokaryotes have two copies of the gene encoding EF-Tu), which codes for GDNVVMEAELHQSIAMEQELRFAIREGGRTVGAGVVDKIIE